The nucleotide sequence GCCAATCGGGCCCGCAACGTCCGGGCCTTTGCCGGCACCACCGGCGAGCGGCTGGCCAATCTGGCTAAGGAGTCGGGCAACTACCGCATCGAGATTTACCGCAAGTATGTGCAGTCGGTAGCCATTCTGCTGATGTTTCTGATTGGGGCCCCGCTGGGCGCCATCATCAAAAAAGGCGGCCTGGGCGTACCGATCTTGGTGTCTATTCTGTTCTTCATCGTCTACTACATTCTGTCCATTATGGGCGAGAAGTACGGGCGGGAAGGCGTGATGCCCGTTACGCTGGGCATGTGGATGTCGACGGTGGCGCTGCTGCCTTTTGGCCTGTTTTTCCTGTATCAGGCCCGCAACGACTCCGGCCTGCTCGACTGGGACCTGGGGCGTTTCGTGCCCGCCTGGGTGCGCTGGCCAGTCCGGCGCTACAAAAAAGTGGTCTGACCGCTCGCTATTCGTTGTTCGGCACGGGCTATACTTCTGAATCAGGCAACGGGAAACAAACAACAAACCACTATTTTTTCTACCTTTGCGGCCACCCCGAAATGCGGGGTGGCTTTCTTTTTTTCATTTTTAAATCCAAGACGGGGAAACCTATCTGCCGATGAAACTCACTACCGAAGCAAAACAGGCGATTTTCGAGAAAAACAGCCTGCAAAAAGTAGCCACCGACACGGGTTCGGCTGAGGCTCAGATTGCGCTGTTCACGCACCGCATCACGCACCTCACCGAGCACCTGAAAGTGAACAAAAAAGACTTCTCGACCCGTCTGGGTCTGCTGAAGCTTGTTGGTAAGCGTCGTCGCATGCTGGACTACCTCCAGCACCGCGAAATCAACCGCTACCGCGCCATCATCAAGGAACTGGGCATTCGTAAGTAAGCCCAATGCCTGGAGCAGGGAGCCTTCCACCCCGGAAGGTTCCCTGCTCTTTTTTTGTCCGAAACCAAGTGCACCATTTGCTAGGTTCGGACGTTGATTTCTCAGAATATGATTTTTTAGAGCAAAATGGGGCCGCTGCCGGCCCCGTTTTTACGGCTGCTCGCCCGCTGCACGCTTTCCACAAGCACCCTCTCAGATGCCCAATTACACCGCGGTTACCAAACACATTACGCTGCCCGACGGGCGGCAGATTTCCATCGAAACCGGCAAGCTGGCCAAATTCGCCGACGGTGCCGTAGTGGTGCGCCTCGGCGACGCCATGCTGCTGGCAACGGTCGTGTCGCAGCCCAGCTCGCGCGGCGACGTGGACTTCCTGCCCCTGTCGGTTGACTACCAGGAGAAATTCGGTGGTGCCGGCAACATTCCCGGCTCGTTCCAGCGCCGCGAAGGCCGCCTCTCGGATTACGAAATCCTGGTGTGCCGTATCGTAGACCGTATCCTGCGCCCGATGTTCCCCAAGGACTATCACTACGAGGTGCAGGTGATGATTACCCTGATTTCGGCCGATAAAACCGTGCAGCCCGACGCCCTGGCCGCGCTGGCCGCCTCGGCTGCCCTCTCGATTTCGGATATTCCCTTCGCTGGCCCCATCTCGGAGGTTCGCGTAGCCCGCATCGACGGCAAGCTGCAAATCAACCCCCTCACCGCCGACATTGCCCGCGCCGACATCGACCTGATTGTAGGGGCCACGGCTGATTCGGTAGCCATGGTGGAAGGCGAAATGAACGAAGTGAGCGAAGAGGAAATGGTAGAAGCCATTGCCTTCGCCCACGAAGCCATCAAGGAGCAGGTGCGCGTGCAGCTGGAGCTGGCCGCCGAAGTGGAGAAATCCCACGTGAAGCGCGAGTACCCCAAGTACGAGGAAAACGACGACCTGAAAAAGCGCATCCACGAAGGTGTATATGAGCACGCCTACAAAGTGGCGCACTCGGGCAACCCCAGCAAGGCCGGCCGCAAGGAAGGCTTTAGCGCTATCAAAAAGTCGTTGACCGAGAAACTGCTGGAAGAGCAGCCCGAGCTGGACATGAAGATGTTCGGCCGCTACTACTCGTCGGCTGAGAAAAAGGCCATCCGCGACATGATGATCAAGGAGCGTACCCGCCTCGACGGCCGCGCCCTGACAGAAATCCGTCCGATCTGGAGCGAAGTGAACTACCTGCCCGGTGCCCACGGCTCGGCCCTGTTCACCCGCGGCGAAACCCAGTCGCTGACCACCGTAGCCCTCGGCACCAAGCTCGATGAGCAGATCATCGACACGGCCATGACCTCGGGCTACAGCAAGTTCATGCTGCACTACAACTTCCCGGCCTTCTCGACCGGTGAGGTGAAGCCTAACCGCGGCCCCGGCCGCCGCGAAATCGGCCACGGCAACCTGGCGCAACGCTCGCTGAAGAAGGTAATGCCTTCCGACGACGAGAACCCCTACACCGTACGCATCGTGTCGGACATCCTGGAGTCAAACGGCTCATCGTCGATGGCCACGGTGTGCGCTGGTTCGATGGCCTTGATGGACGCGGGCATTCCGGTGCGCGCTGCTGTTTCGGGCATTGCCATGGGCCTCGTGCAGGACAAGGAAACCGGCGAATACGCCGTGCTTTCGGACATCCTGGGCGATGAGGACCACCTCGGCGACATGGACTTCAAAGTAACCGGCACCGAGAAAGGTATCGTAGCTTGCCAGATGGACATCAAAATCCAGGGCTTGAGCGCCGAAATCATGACGGCTGCCCTGCACCAGGCCCGCGAAGGCCGTCTGCACATCCTGCGTGAGATGGCTAAGACCATTGCTGCGCCGGCTGCTGAGCTGAAGCCGCATACGCCTCGCTCGCACAAAATGCTGATCGACAAGGAGTACATCGGTGCCGTTATCGGACCCGGTGGCAAAGTCATTCAGCAGATCCAGAAGGACACCAACGCCACGGTTATCATCGAGGAGAAGGACGAGAAAGGCCACGTGAGCATCTACGCTTCCAATCAGGAAGACATGCAAGCCGCCATCGACCGGATCCGGGCCATTGCGGCCACGCCGGAAGTGGGCGAAACCTACAAAGGCAAGGTGCGCAGCATCCAGCCCTACGGTGCCTTCGTGGAAATCATGCCGGGCAAAGATGGCCTGCTGCACATTTCGGAAGTATCGCACGAGCGCCTCGCCGCGCTGGAAGGCGTGCTGGAAGTAGGGCAGGAGATTGACGTGAAACTGCTCGACATCGACAAGAAAACGGGCAAATACCGCTTGTCGCGCAAGGTGCTGCTGCCGAAGCCGGAGCGCGCTGCTGATTCCAACGGCGCAGCGTAAGCGCTGCCGCCGAACTTTCGCGGGTACCGGGGTGTTGCTTT is from Hymenobacter yonginensis and encodes:
- the rpsO gene encoding 30S ribosomal protein S15; protein product: MKLTTEAKQAIFEKNSLQKVATDTGSAEAQIALFTHRITHLTEHLKVNKKDFSTRLGLLKLVGKRRRMLDYLQHREINRYRAIIKELGIRK
- the pnp gene encoding polyribonucleotide nucleotidyltransferase, producing MPNYTAVTKHITLPDGRQISIETGKLAKFADGAVVVRLGDAMLLATVVSQPSSRGDVDFLPLSVDYQEKFGGAGNIPGSFQRREGRLSDYEILVCRIVDRILRPMFPKDYHYEVQVMITLISADKTVQPDALAALAASAALSISDIPFAGPISEVRVARIDGKLQINPLTADIARADIDLIVGATADSVAMVEGEMNEVSEEEMVEAIAFAHEAIKEQVRVQLELAAEVEKSHVKREYPKYEENDDLKKRIHEGVYEHAYKVAHSGNPSKAGRKEGFSAIKKSLTEKLLEEQPELDMKMFGRYYSSAEKKAIRDMMIKERTRLDGRALTEIRPIWSEVNYLPGAHGSALFTRGETQSLTTVALGTKLDEQIIDTAMTSGYSKFMLHYNFPAFSTGEVKPNRGPGRREIGHGNLAQRSLKKVMPSDDENPYTVRIVSDILESNGSSSMATVCAGSMALMDAGIPVRAAVSGIAMGLVQDKETGEYAVLSDILGDEDHLGDMDFKVTGTEKGIVACQMDIKIQGLSAEIMTAALHQAREGRLHILREMAKTIAAPAAELKPHTPRSHKMLIDKEYIGAVIGPGGKVIQQIQKDTNATVIIEEKDEKGHVSIYASNQEDMQAAIDRIRAIAATPEVGETYKGKVRSIQPYGAFVEIMPGKDGLLHISEVSHERLAALEGVLEVGQEIDVKLLDIDKKTGKYRLSRKVLLPKPERAADSNGAA